The Equus quagga isolate Etosha38 chromosome 2, UCLA_HA_Equagga_1.0, whole genome shotgun sequence genome has a window encoding:
- the LOC124234992 gene encoding granzyme H-like: protein MQPLLLLLAFLMPPKPGTGIITGGHEAKPHSRPYMALIHYLVEETPNRCGGVLVRKDFVLTAAHCWGSSVNVVALGVHNIQQQESTWQVIPVKEAIHHPDYNPQNFSNDIMLIKLERKAMQTAAVRTLSLPWGKAQVKPREVCSVAGWGQDSMGISANILQEVELTVEKDEECESIFPDHYNQTTHICVGDPKMMKNILKGDSGVPLVCENMAHGIASYGQNNGTPPTVFMKVSHYMPWIKRTMKLFP, encoded by the exons ATGCAGCCACTCCTGCTCTTGTTGGCCTTTCTTATGCCCCCCAAGCCTGGGACAG gaATCATCACCGGAGGACACGAGGCCAAGCCCCACTCCCGCCCCTACATGGCGTTGATTCACTATCTAGTTGAAGAGACGCCCAATAGGTGTGGCGGTGTCCTCGTGAGAAAAGACTTTGTTCTGACAGCTGCTCACTGCTGGGGAAG CTCAGTCAACGTGGTGGCCCTGGGGGTCCACAACATCCAACAGCAGGAGAGTACCTGGCAGGTCATCCCTGTGAAAGAAGCCATCCACCACCCAGACTATAATCCTCAGAACTTCTCCAATGACATCATGTTAATAAAG ctggagagaaaggccaTGCAGACTGCAGCTGTGAGGACCCTCAGCCTGCCCTGGGGCAAGGCCCaggtgaagcccagagaggtgtgCAGTGTGGCCGGCTGGGGGCAAGACTCAATGGGCATTTCAGCAAATATACTGCAGGAGGTCGAGCTGACCGTGGAGAAGGATGAGGAGTGTGAATCCATCTTCCCCGACCATTATAACCAGACCACCCACATATGTGTGGGGGACCCGAAGATGATGAAGAATATCCTCAAG ggaGACTCCGGGGTACCCCTCGTCTGTGAAAACATGGCCCATGGTATTGCCTCCTATGGACAAAACAACGGGACCCCTCCAACAGTCTTCATGAAGGTCTCACACTACATGccctggataaagagaacaatgaaGCTCTTCCCATAG